A window of Phaseolus vulgaris cultivar G19833 chromosome 4, P. vulgaris v2.0, whole genome shotgun sequence genomic DNA:
CTAAAATCATTTGACCCACATCTtcagtttttcttttatcacaTTTCATAATATGACGATTTAAATGAGAAGTGCCATATTTTCTTCCACCAGTTAGATATATTCTATTGCAACTATTGCACCTTGCCCTTTCTTTTCCATCTTTATCCACCCCAATCTTAGTAAAGTACTTCCAACAATCAGAGGTGGTAGTCTTATCCCTTTTCTTTTTGTCACCTTCAACAGTTTCAGattgattttcaaaatcatcttTCTCAATTTCATTTTCACATTCGGGAATATTAATATCCTCTTCTTCAGCCATTccaatttcaaaattaagaTCCTGATTAATTAATAGCATAAACATAAGAATCTATCTAAATATAACCATAGATACAAAGAGATAAATGCAACATAACCAACATGATgtagaatttaaaaattaccCCAAAGCAGAAAGTTGTCACCTACAAAGCCAATACAATAACAAATACAAACAAGTTGTTGCTCCACAAATCTTGAATGACTAAAATCCTAAAACTGCAGAAAAAAagtaatggaaaaaaaaaattctcatgaGTAAAAATGGCGGTTGCAGATGGTGGAAGGTTAAGGAGGAAGAGATAGAACTTGGAGGAAGACGGTGGTGGAGGGCGACAGTCGCAGATTGGTGTTGGCGGTGGAGGACGACGAAAACTGATAGTGGTGGAGGGCGACGGTCGCAGATTGGTGTTGGCGGTGGAGGACGACGAAAACTGACGGTGGTGTTCGTGGAGAAAGAATGGCAGCGACTGGCGGTGGAGGACGGCGGAAACAGTGGTGTTCGTGGAGGAAGAATGGCAGCGACTGGCGGTAGAGGACGGCGGAAACAGTGGTGTTCGTGGAGGAAGAATGGCAGCGACTGGCGGGGTGGTGGAGGACGGCGAAAACAAACAGTGGTGTTTGTGGAGGAAGATAGGCACGACGACAGCTTTGCGGTTGCATATGCTtgttgtttgtattttttaggGTTTCAAATTGAATGTGTGTGAATGAATTTGGGGGAAAAAAAAAGGGCACTAGCGGAGCAGCACATGCACAACACACATCAGTTTTCACATAAGCGGGTTGGCGGGTCAGCCCGCCCCGCCCCGTCGTAAGCCCGCACGGGCCACGGGTTATGCGGGACGGGCTTAAGTGGGTTGGCGGGTCAGAAAAGGGAACCCGCCCCGTGTTTTTTGGTGCGGGCTGCGGGCCGGCCCGCGCGGCCCGCCCCGTTTTGCCACCcctaatagtaactaaattagaaaccattttagaaactaaaacaaaatttagtttctaaattagtttctgttattgttaaatagtttctaaattgttatctaattagcaaccaatgtttttactaccaaatttagaaactaaataattgataattaaaacttttgttgctaattagatatcaattttagaaactatttaacaataataaaaactaatttagaaagcaaatttgtttttagtttctaaaatggtctctaatttagttactattgtaactaattattttagtatctaaaaattggtttttatttcatgattttcttgtaatgatacACATGCTGATTGTTTAAAATTTGTCactacaattttttaattaataaataaaaaatattaaattattacagGGTTTGTAGTTATAATTACGTAGTAACAGTTTTAAATCGTGTAAGAAAAAAATTCCATGCACTTGATTTAGcataaatgataatattaattttttgaaaacataattgattaaattCAACCCTTTTAAAAGTAGACcaatgaaatttatttttcaaataaattaaaaaaatataaaaaagtaatttaactatttttgtaagagttactaaatttttttatcgaGTCCAacttttttctaaattaaatatttcatattaatttataattttttaaatattattgtttaaaaATGCAATGTTAATAACAAACATTCGAAAATTCAAGAAGAAAACTACTGATCATGAAGAGGAATAACTAAATAATATAGAGGACAAATACAATtcattaaaggaaaagaaaagaagttgaAGAAATAATTCTCACTAGTTATCTAATCTTGTCTCTACTCAcctcaaatatattttttctaagtTATTATTGCGTTGAGATATATTTTTTCCAAATTGTTGTTGTGTTGAGCTTCTTATTAGTTATCCACTTCAATTTAACTTGTTAAAAGAAAGTTATCATGAACAATTGCTAAAGCTTTAGCAATCAGTGTAGTGTTACACATATTAGATcgattttctttttaaaataaaaaacactaaACAAATATGTTGAATGATTCTCGTTACAATATAACTAAAAAGATTTTATCAAAATACAATGATAATAATTTAGGATGAAGATTTCGTTTCTGATCTAGTACGAGAAAAAAACAAAGGTTTTGGAGGCATTTCTAAGAAATTCATGTTACCTTCCAACATGTCGATCACTCTAGTCATTGTAGGTCTATCATTGGAAAGTGTTTGAATGCACCATAACCCCACTATAGTCATCCTCTTTGAAATCTCATTTTCTTCTATATTTATCACTTCATCTGATTTGACATCATTATTCGACTCAAGTCTCTTGTATGCCGAATGTGAAAAGTATATCTCACTTGTACGACTAGCTTCAACATTAATGTTCTCCCTTCCTCCTACCATCTCTAGTAGCATCATTCCATAACTATACACATCAGACTTTTGCGAAACTCCACCAAAATTTCTACTCCACATTTCTGGAGCAAGATATCCTATTGTTCCCCTAGCATCTGACATGGAAATAATGCTTTCATTCCTTGGACACAACTTTGCTAGTCCAAAATCTGATATTTTGGGACAAAAATTCTCATCTAAAAGAATATTATGTGGCTTGATGTCGAAATGCAAAATTTTAGTATTGCAGCCCCTGTGCAAGTACTCCAACCCTCGAGCTATTCCTATTGAAATTTGATATAAATTCTCCCTGCTCAAAGATGTAATTGTTGTTGGTCCTCTTTTGTAGATAAACCTATCCAAAGAACCATTCGCCATAAACTCATAGATGAGAGCTTTTTTGCGACCTTCCAAACAAAATCCAAGAAGTGTGACAATATTAACATGAGATGTTCTACTGATGCTGACAACCTCATTGATAAAATCTTCACCATTTCCTTTGGATTCATTCAGTAATTTTACAGCCACAAGGCTACCTGTTTGTAGTTTTCCTTCATATACTGCACCAAAACCACCTTGACCAAGTTTGACTTTGAATGAATTAGTCATTTTTTTCACTTCTGAAAATTTGTATCTTTTTTGTGTTATAGGTCCAATATTGTTTACAAATGCTTCAATATCTAAATCATTGTTTGTGGTAAAACAAGATTTGACCAATCTACTTGAAGACTTACGTCTAAAACAGTAAAGTATGAAGAGAAACCCTCCAATTACCACACTTACAACAcctgttaaaaaatataaaatattaaaaaaccatAATTATCCTTTTATAGCATGCTGATCTTTTCTGTGAAAGTTCACGTTATAAATCTCCACCACATAAGTTAAATGGTAAAACTATTAGACTCAATCATTATATCTTACACATAATAACTTGAATTTTAAGATAATTTAGTTTATAAGATGCATGGTATTGTTGTCTGAACCTATATAACCACTACCTCATTTTCCAACCTTATTGTCTTTttcttataaactaaaattaaggTATGGTGAGTTTGTTCATTACATTATGTGTTCGTGCATCACAAGCACAACAGGTTCTTTtgtgagtatatatatatatatatatatatatatatatatatatatatatattatttttaggtTTGATATGATAATTGTTATGTAATTGATCTAGATTTTCATTCTAAACTTTAGCTAAAATTGTTGTGTAAatcaaagtatattttttttagattcaaAATCTGGATAATATCAGTTTGCTATTCAAAATCATTAATTAACTTatgtatgtttttattattgtcaAGCAACCCTCTATATTGCTAAGAACCTAGCAACCCTCTATATTGCTAAGAACCTAGTCTTTCATGAATGGTATTCAGATTTCTCAATTTGTTTGAGATGAGATTTTCTAATGAAAATATCACACCAACATATGTTTCAACTCTTACATTACATAATTGACTAATACTTATACTAAAACTCTTGGTagattacattttttttttcttaatttgacATCCATAATTTGTACATACCAActttttgaggatgataagataattattatataattaatctaGATTTTCAAGTTAAATTTTAGCTAAAATTGTATATgagaaatgatattttttacaTGATTAAAATACCTTTTAGAGTCTAAATACGAGTTAATTTAGAAGTcttgttgtatttttttttagtaaatgtGGAAGACACCACATTTTATTAGATTATCAACAAGAACACCACATTTTATTAGATTATATCAACAAGAACAAAAGATAAGGTCTAAAATTATTGTAGATTTCTCGTCATCTAAATATGTAATAAAAGTAGAGttaataatagaaaaactaGTTTAATTTGCATTTCTTTATCAGATGAATTAAAGATTTATCATGAAGgtaattcataaaataataaaataggaGATATAAAAGGATAATGGATCTATTAcctataataattataataattgtcCCTGTGTGCTGGTGGTTACCTGCACCAACAATACAAAAAGAgcatagtaaaaataaaaaagagttcTTAAAGTGTTGTAGCATGAGTATTCTTCAAAGATTAGACTAGAGGAAAAGATCATATTTTACAGCAATAACATCAGAGGAAGATAAATATTACATTACAACTTATCATAAATCTGGCAAgaaatttataatttctaaaatatttaaataaattaaatttgaattaatctcatattaaattatttcataatattagtgatattttttttagttaaacttgattgatattatttttcaattaaaattcaTTAGAAAAATTCTTAATTAACTTTAATCGAAATTACTATTTAATATTGACCACaatcttaattaattttaacacaaaaaatattgttattaataaaagaaataatgatTGCTGGCAAAAAACAACGTCAGTACATACAGACATCAACTAAATAATTTTAGTTCACATTTGCCAAAAATAATCTCTCAGACATTATTTTAGAAAGCTCTGGTTATATGAAATCGAAAATAACAATATGCAATAATAatcttaatattataaataaaatataattaaaaaataatttttactatactataaaatattattaaatataaattaattttaaagataataaataattaatcactacaattaaattaaataatattttacaaaataaaaatctaatgatgtcaaaaataataataattattattaataaaaaaatttaaattaattattaatattttagttagtttataaatttttataaataataattttttttattaataattattttagtctttaaaaataatatttaatttaatcaatatatttatgaattatttttatctttaaaattagtttttatttaataatattttttatagtaatactaatatttttttaatttataaaataattttttatataatcaatataataaataattaatttaatttataaaattaatttttatttaataatttttctataatattatcgtaaataaatatattctaaTTAAGATTTAATGAGAAAATAGTTATACTAATATTTATACAGAAGAATGTAATGATGTAAAAAAGACTGACATCTGACGTCAACTGAAAATAATGTTTGTtaacataaactaaaaaaaatgtttcagtATAGTTGAAAAACACATTTAAggtaaattaagaaaaaattaactaaagttggttagaaaataaatatgtccTAACATCACCATTAAAATAATCCAGATATTGTAATTCGAAAAATGAACATGATTCACTTTTAGTCTAAAAAAACATATACCGATgtctataataaaaatatttatattagaagaaagaatatgaaaataaatgacATGAATTAAgagaagaataaaattaaaaattatttacttttaattactTCAACTAATTTCgctaaaattttataattttttaaacttcttaataaaaaaacatattttcttaTACATTATTtcaaatgctttaaaaaaacttaattaagtttgaaatatatgataaatttagatattatatcagtttttattaaatattcttgGTCTATTAAATTTCATGTtcctttctttttattttcgtTTTCATTTATTATATCAACTACGAAATTACATTGtttattcttaataaaaaattaaacaacaaaatctcaattgataaatataaattttttaaatacttaataaagatttaaataaaaataactaaatttatgaagttaaaatttaattaaaaaaataccttTCTTTCCGAGttgattttaataatatttacttaGAAGGCAGTGTTACCGTTGTGAGAGCTTTAATTTATCTAAATTGGAAGAAAGAATAATATACCTGAATCTTGAGATGATTCAGTCGCTGTTGTTGGTGATGATACTGTCTTTGACACAGGTGGCGGTGACGGTGATGGTGACGGTGATGATAGTGTCGCTGACATAGGTGGTGGTGGCATCGTTAATACAGATGGCGGCGATGATAGCGTCGTTGACACAGGTGATGGTGACGTCGTTAACATAGGTGGCGGTGATGATAGCGTCGTTGATACAGGCGGCGGTGGTGGCGGTGATATGTTTTCGTCACAATCGTTTTGACTGACAGGACTGCAATCTATTTAGCCGTTTTTGgttcaaaattattaatacaAGCTCATGTGATTTTCTTCCACAACAAAAAATATTGGAGATAATAATTTAACAACTCAGATGAGTCATTGATTTCCTCGTATAAATTACCTAATTTACTTTATTTCTCTTTAGttcaaacttattttaaaaacatcTTCTTCTATCAAGTAAAAGgaatttgtttatttaactaataaaaagttaaatactATTTGGCAAGTAAAAAAGTTACGAACTGATTAAAATAATGTGTCAAATGTAATCAATcttaaataaacattttatcaaaaactaaaacaatagaaaagaaaaaattcacaaatttactagcaagaaaaaattatgcaaattaaattagttaaattctAATTgctattataatataatataataatgtagAGTTTTGTTATTCTCattaatagtttataaattagtaatcGAGAAGTTTATATTACGAGTggacttttaaatttaatttaatcttata
This region includes:
- the LOC137837991 gene encoding LEAF RUST 10 DISEASE-RESISTANCEUS RECEPTOR-LIKE PROTEIN KINASE-like 2.5; translated protein: MFRTLNLFYLFSVTATLLLPTNSHVNFNTSSMLLAQNHSKTLNMTCEDRKNCNSSSSSNVDNDSTYLARRLDTTIFFNSSGFVPNQGINCSPVSQNDCDENISPPPPPPVSTTLSSPPPMLTTSPSPVSTTLSSPPSVLTMPPPPMSATLSSPSPSPSPPPVSKTVSSPTTATESSQDSGNHQHTGTIIIIIIGVVSVVIGGFLFILYCFRRKSSSRLVKSCFTTNNDLDIEAFVNNIGPITQKRYKFSEVKKMTNSFKVKLGQGGFGAVYEGKLQTGSLVAVKLLNESKGNGEDFINEVVSISRTSHVNIVTLLGFCLEGRKKALIYEFMANGSLDRFIYKRGPTTITSLSRENLYQISIGIARGLEYLHRGCNTKILHFDIKPHNILLDENFCPKISDFGLAKLCPRNESIISMSDARGTIGYLAPEMWSRNFGGVSQKSDVYSYGMMLLEMVGGRENINVEASRTSEIYFSHSAYKRLESNNDVKSDEVINIEENEISKRMTIVGLWCIQTLSNDRPTMTRVIDMLEGNMNFLEMPPKPLFFSRTRSETKSSS